A window of the Enterobacteriaceae bacterium 4M9 genome harbors these coding sequences:
- the gdhA gene encoding NADP-specific glutamate dehydrogenase: MTQQPTLEQFLTRALQRDPHQPEFAQAVREVMVSLWPFLERNPRYFNNALLERLVEPERVIQFRVTWLNDRNEVQVNRAWRVQYNSAIGPYKGGMRFHPTVNLSILKFLGFEQTFKNALTTLPMGGGKGGSDFDPKGKSDGEIMRFCQALMSELWRHLGANTDVPAGDIGVGAREVGYMAGMMRKLSNSNECVFTGKGLSFGGSLIRPEATGYGLIYFVDAMLRQHDMALEGMRVSVSGAGNVAQYAIEKAMSKGARVITASDSGGTVVDEAGFTPEKLARLMEIKSSHNGRLVDYAREFNLQWLEGQKPWNVPVDIALPCATQNELDLEDAQQLIANGVRLVAEGANMPTTLSATELLLEANVLFGPGKAANAGGVATSGLEMAQNAARLSWTCEEVDARLHAIMERIHADCVTHGASDDGKTPVNYVRGANIAGFVKVADAMTAQGVI, translated from the coding sequence ATGACACAACAGCCCACTCTTGAGCAGTTCCTTACCCGTGCCTTGCAGCGCGATCCGCACCAGCCTGAATTCGCCCAGGCGGTGCGGGAAGTGATGGTTTCACTGTGGCCTTTTCTGGAGCGCAACCCGCGCTATTTCAACAACGCGCTACTGGAGCGCCTGGTTGAACCGGAGCGCGTGATTCAGTTTCGTGTCACCTGGCTTAACGACAGGAACGAAGTGCAGGTCAACCGCGCCTGGCGCGTACAGTACAACTCTGCCATCGGCCCGTACAAAGGCGGCATGCGCTTTCACCCCACCGTAAATCTGTCCATTCTGAAGTTCCTGGGCTTTGAACAAACGTTCAAAAACGCATTGACCACCCTGCCAATGGGCGGTGGCAAAGGCGGCAGCGACTTCGATCCTAAAGGTAAAAGCGACGGCGAAATCATGCGCTTTTGCCAGGCGTTGATGAGTGAGCTGTGGCGCCACCTGGGTGCGAACACCGACGTGCCGGCAGGCGATATCGGCGTTGGCGCACGTGAAGTGGGCTATATGGCAGGCATGATGCGCAAACTCAGCAACAGCAACGAGTGCGTGTTCACCGGCAAAGGCCTGAGCTTCGGCGGCAGCCTGATTCGCCCGGAAGCCACTGGCTACGGCCTGATTTACTTTGTTGACGCCATGCTGCGCCAGCACGACATGGCGCTGGAAGGCATGCGTGTCTCGGTCTCCGGTGCGGGCAACGTGGCTCAGTACGCTATCGAAAAAGCCATGAGCAAAGGTGCACGCGTGATTACCGCTTCTGACTCCGGTGGCACCGTGGTTGACGAAGCAGGCTTTACGCCAGAGAAACTGGCACGCCTGATGGAAATCAAGTCCAGCCACAATGGCCGCCTTGTCGATTACGCGCGTGAGTTCAATTTGCAGTGGCTGGAAGGTCAGAAGCCGTGGAATGTGCCGGTGGATATCGCGCTGCCGTGTGCAACGCAAAACGAACTGGATCTGGAAGACGCGCAGCAGCTGATTGCCAACGGTGTGCGTCTGGTGGCCGAAGGCGCCAACATGCCAACCACGCTGTCAGCAACAGAACTGCTGCTGGAAGCCAACGTGCTGTTCGGGCCGGGTAAAGCCGCCAACGCAGGCGGGGTTGCCACCTCCGGGCTGGAGATGGCGCAAAACGCCGCACGTTTAAGCTGGACTTGCGAAGAAGTGGACGCGCGTCTGCACGCCATTATGGAGCGTATTCACGCCGACTGCGTGACTCACGGTGCCAGCGACGATGGCAAAACGCCGGTTAACTATGTGCGCGGTGCCAATATCGCGGGCTTTGTGAAAGTGGCCGACGCCATGACGGCACAGGGCGTTATCTGA
- a CDS encoding DUF1496 domain-containing protein: MKKYFLAGALALLSTLPAAAQRGPQVKVDVPQEIFTQSRQKPVSCQRCCVYDNSSYSEGAIINVEGNLLQCQREAGTTGTNPLIWQRIAP; the protein is encoded by the coding sequence ATGAAAAAATATTTTCTGGCAGGTGCGCTGGCGTTGTTGAGCACATTGCCGGCGGCGGCGCAGCGCGGGCCGCAGGTGAAAGTGGATGTGCCACAGGAGATCTTCACTCAAAGCCGTCAAAAACCGGTGTCCTGCCAGCGTTGCTGCGTTTATGACAATAGCAGCTATAGCGAAGGGGCCATTATTAACGTTGAAGGCAATTTGCTTCAGTGCCAGCGTGAGGCGGGGACCACCGGCACCAATCCCCTTATCTGGCAACGTATAGCGCCATAA
- a CDS encoding pyrimidine (deoxy)nucleoside triphosphate diphosphatase produces MKTLDVVAAIIEQHGKILLAQRPACGDQPGLWEFPGGKVEPDETQPQALARELEEELGILATVGEYVASHQREVSGRLIHLHAWHVTDYRGEIRALSHSKLVWCPPSQAFDWELAPADVPLLEAFMALYVAR; encoded by the coding sequence ATGAAAACGCTTGATGTGGTAGCCGCCATTATTGAACAGCATGGCAAGATTTTACTGGCGCAGCGCCCGGCTTGCGGCGACCAGCCCGGACTGTGGGAGTTCCCCGGCGGGAAAGTTGAGCCCGACGAAACCCAACCCCAGGCGCTGGCGCGCGAACTGGAAGAGGAATTAGGCATCCTCGCCACCGTCGGGGAGTATGTCGCCAGCCATCAGCGTGAAGTCAGCGGGCGGTTGATACATCTGCACGCGTGGCACGTGACAGACTACCGTGGCGAGATACGTGCTTTAAGCCACAGCAAGCTGGTATGGTGCCCACCCTCACAGGCGTTTGACTGGGAGCTGGCACCTGCTGATGTGCCGTTACTTGAGGCTTTTATGGCGCTATACGTTGCCAGATAA
- the xthA gene encoding exodeoxyribonuclease III, with product MKFVSFNINGLRARPHQLQALVEQHQPDVIGLQETKVHDDMFPLEDVVKLGYNVFYHGQKGHYGVALLTKATPVSVRRGFPGDGEDAQRRIIMAEIPSSLGNITVINGYFPQGESRDHPLKFPAKEKFYQDLQSYLSTELKPENPVLIMGDMNISATDNDIGIGEENRKRWLRTGKCSFLPEEREWMDRLMGWGLVDTFRAAHPDTQDKFSWFDYRSKGFDDNRGLRIDLLLASQPLAARCIDTGIDYQLRAMEKPSDHAPIWATFDI from the coding sequence ATGAAATTCGTCTCTTTTAATATCAACGGCCTGCGTGCCCGTCCCCATCAACTGCAAGCGCTTGTCGAGCAGCATCAGCCTGATGTGATTGGGCTTCAGGAAACTAAAGTTCACGACGATATGTTCCCGCTTGAGGACGTGGTAAAGCTCGGTTACAACGTGTTTTATCACGGTCAGAAAGGTCACTACGGCGTGGCTCTACTGACCAAAGCCACGCCCGTATCAGTGCGCCGTGGTTTTCCAGGCGACGGCGAAGACGCCCAGCGCCGTATCATCATGGCCGAAATCCCTTCATCGCTTGGCAATATCACCGTGATTAATGGCTATTTTCCGCAGGGTGAAAGCCGCGACCATCCGCTTAAATTCCCGGCCAAAGAGAAATTTTACCAGGACTTACAGAGCTACCTCAGCACGGAACTGAAGCCGGAAAATCCGGTGCTTATCATGGGCGATATGAATATCAGCGCCACGGATAACGACATTGGTATTGGTGAAGAGAACCGCAAACGCTGGCTGCGTACCGGTAAATGCTCGTTCCTGCCGGAAGAGCGCGAATGGATGGACCGTCTGATGGGCTGGGGACTGGTTGACACTTTCCGCGCCGCCCACCCGGACACCCAGGACAAATTCTCGTGGTTTGATTACCGCTCTAAGGGCTTTGATGATAACCGCGGTCTGCGCATCGACCTGCTGCTGGCAAGCCAACCGCTGGCGGCGCGTTGTATTGATACCGGCATCGACTATCAATTGCGCGCGATGGAAAAGCCCTCTGACCATGCGCCAATATGGGCAACTTTTGACATCTGA
- the astC gene encoding acetylornithine/succinylornithine family transaminase — protein MSHHVTRKDFDSWMVPVYAPAAFIPVHAEGARVVDQAGKEYIDFAGGIAVNALGHAHPALRKALEEQAGKLWHTGNGYTNEPILRLAKQLIDATFAERVFFCNSGAEANEAALKLARKYAHDTVGPHKSGIVAFNNAFHGRTLFTVSAGGQPAYSRDFAPLPPQIDHARFNDLASAAELINEHTCAVIVEPVQGEGGVLPARADFLQGLRELCNRYGALLIFDEVQTGVGRSGQLYAYMHYGVTPDILTSAKALGGGFPVAAMLTTDAIAKSMSVGTHGTTWGGNPLAGAVAGKVLEIINTPAVLAGVSARHDRMVSQLNALAGRLGLFSEIRGLGLLIGGVLAPAYAGKAKALLQMAAEEGLMMLIAGADVVRFTPSLIIDERDIDEGLARFTRACERFVAEMPS, from the coding sequence ATGTCTCATCATGTGACCCGTAAGGATTTTGATAGCTGGATGGTGCCCGTGTACGCCCCGGCCGCGTTTATTCCGGTGCACGCCGAGGGCGCGCGCGTGGTGGATCAGGCAGGTAAAGAGTACATCGATTTTGCCGGTGGCATTGCGGTTAACGCGCTGGGACACGCGCACCCTGCGCTTCGCAAAGCGCTGGAGGAGCAGGCCGGCAAACTGTGGCATACCGGTAACGGCTACACCAACGAGCCGATTCTGCGTCTGGCAAAACAACTCATTGATGCCACATTTGCTGAGCGCGTTTTCTTTTGCAATTCCGGCGCAGAGGCCAACGAGGCAGCTCTTAAACTGGCACGCAAGTACGCGCACGACACCGTAGGTCCCCACAAAAGCGGTATTGTGGCGTTCAACAATGCTTTTCACGGCCGCACATTATTCACCGTCTCAGCAGGCGGCCAGCCTGCGTACTCACGCGATTTTGCGCCACTGCCGCCGCAGATTGACCATGCGCGCTTTAACGACCTCGCTTCTGCGGCTGAACTCATTAATGAGCACACTTGTGCAGTTATTGTTGAGCCGGTGCAGGGTGAGGGTGGTGTGCTGCCTGCGCGTGCCGACTTTCTGCAGGGGCTGCGTGAGTTATGCAACCGCTACGGCGCGCTGCTGATTTTTGATGAAGTGCAGACCGGCGTAGGCCGCAGCGGTCAGCTTTACGCTTACATGCACTATGGCGTCACACCAGACATCCTGACCAGCGCCAAGGCGCTCGGCGGTGGCTTCCCGGTGGCGGCGATGCTCACAACTGATGCCATTGCCAAAAGCATGAGCGTGGGGACGCATGGCACCACCTGGGGCGGCAACCCGCTGGCTGGCGCAGTGGCGGGAAAAGTGCTGGAAATCATCAACACGCCTGCGGTGCTGGCGGGCGTAAGCGCACGCCATGACCGGATGGTGTCGCAACTCAACGCGCTTGCCGGGCGTCTTGGTTTATTCAGCGAAATCCGCGGTCTTGGGCTGCTGATAGGCGGCGTGCTGGCACCCGCGTATGCCGGTAAAGCAAAGGCGCTGCTGCAAATGGCCGCAGAAGAAGGGTTGATGATGCTGATTGCCGGGGCAGATGTGGTGCGCTTCACGCCCTCGCTGATTATTGATGAGCGCGACATTGACGAAGGGCTGGCGCGCTTTACCCGCGCCTGCGAACGTTTTGTCGCGGAGATGCCATCATGA
- the astA gene encoding arginine N-succinyltransferase, whose amino-acid sequence MMTVRPVVCADAAALLALANKTGGGLTSLPADEATLAARIERSLRTWRGELPPGEQGYTFVMEESASGRVVGICAIEVAVGLTEPWYNYRVGTLVHASKELGVYNALPTLSLSNDHTGFSELCTLFLDPEWRKEGNGHLLSKSRFLFIAAFREHFSDKLVAEMRGVIDDQGRSPFWDSLGSRFFSMSFSRADRLCGTGQKAFIAELMPKHPLYIDFLTPEAQAVIGQVHPQTAPARAVLESEGLRYSHYIDIFDGGPTLEGETGKIRAVHDSRVVNARIGERAGGELPLCLVANENYHDFRAVLMPASPQTQTLVLDAPTADALKWQEGQTLRLVRLIPEEKHV is encoded by the coding sequence ATGATGACGGTGCGCCCGGTGGTCTGTGCGGATGCTGCAGCACTGCTGGCGCTGGCGAATAAAACCGGCGGTGGCCTGACCTCATTGCCTGCTGATGAGGCGACACTTGCCGCCCGTATTGAGCGTTCGCTGCGCACCTGGCGTGGCGAGTTGCCGCCGGGTGAGCAGGGCTACACGTTCGTGATGGAAGAAAGCGCGTCGGGGCGCGTGGTGGGCATCTGCGCCATTGAAGTCGCGGTTGGGTTAACTGAACCCTGGTACAACTATCGTGTGGGTACGTTGGTGCATGCCTCAAAAGAACTGGGCGTTTACAACGCGTTGCCAACGCTGTCGCTCAGTAATGACCACACCGGCTTTAGCGAGCTGTGTACGCTGTTTCTCGACCCGGAGTGGCGCAAGGAGGGCAACGGCCATCTGCTGTCAAAATCGCGCTTTTTGTTTATTGCCGCGTTTCGCGAGCATTTCAGCGACAAGCTGGTGGCCGAGATGCGTGGCGTGATTGATGACCAGGGGCGATCGCCATTCTGGGACAGCCTTGGTAGCCGTTTTTTTTCGATGTCATTTAGCCGCGCCGATCGTTTGTGTGGCACCGGTCAAAAGGCCTTCATTGCTGAACTGATGCCTAAGCACCCGCTCTATATTGATTTTCTTACGCCTGAGGCACAGGCGGTGATTGGTCAGGTGCACCCACAAACGGCACCGGCGCGGGCCGTGCTGGAATCTGAAGGGCTGCGCTACAGTCATTATATCGACATTTTTGACGGCGGCCCGACGCTTGAAGGCGAGACGGGCAAGATTCGGGCCGTGCACGACAGCCGGGTGGTGAACGCGCGTATCGGTGAGCGAGCAGGCGGCGAGTTGCCGCTGTGCCTGGTAGCAAATGAAAACTATCACGATTTCCGCGCTGTACTGATGCCAGCCTCACCGCAGACACAAACACTGGTGCTTGATGCGCCAACCGCAGACGCCCTGAAGTGGCAAGAAGGCCAGACGCTGCGCCTGGTGCGGCTTATTCCCGAGGAGAAACACGTATGA